In Terriglobus aquaticus, the genomic window GTGGCGCGATCGCGCAGGTCGGCTTCGAACGCCTCGAAGCTGTCGAACTCGCCCAACTGCTTGGCGAACTCCGCATCGCGCTCCGGCAGCACCTTTTTCTTGATGGCGCTGACCTTCACTTCGTAGTTCACGGTCTGCCCGGCAAGGCGCAGATCGCCGAAATCCTTGGGATACTCGACTTCGATCTCGAACTCCTGGCCGACCTTCTTGCCACGCAGCGCTTCGTTGAAGGCGGGCAGCGTGTTTGCGCCGCCGATCTCCACCAGCACGTCCTCGCCCTGAACGTCTTCGGTGCGTTCCGCGATGCTGGGATCAGGCGTGCCGCCGTCGGTCTCACGGCGCTTGCCGGTGAACTGGATCTCCGCCCAGTCGCCGTCCTGCAGCTCACGGTCTTCCTCAACGGTCTCAATCGTGGCGTAGGACTCCAGCATGCGGTCCAGCTCAGCCTTGTACTCGGCGTCGTCCAGCGTGGTCGTCGGCTTCTCGACGCGCACGTCCTCGTAGCCCGTCACGTCAATCTGTGGAGCTACTTCGAACTCGGCGCGAAAGCGCAGCGGCTGGCCGTCAAACAGGTTCAGCTCGGTCACCTGGGGCTGGCTGATCGGCTGCAGGTTCTGCTCTTCGACTGCGGCGCGGAAGCGGTCGTTGACCAGCGCTTCCATCACTTCCTGGCGCAGTTCGCGTGCAAAGCGATTGCGCACCGTGATCTCAGGCACCTTGCCGGGACGGAAACCGGGCAAGCGAGCCTGCTTCTGGTAGCGCTTGACGATCTTCGCGTAGGTCTTGCTGACCGCGTCGGCCGGCGCTTCGACAAAGATCTCGCGGCGCAGCTCAGGGTTCAGAGTGGGACCGTGCGAGTGGCCGGCGTGATCGTGGTCGTGCTGGTGCGTAGGCGCTTCGGTTTGCGCAGCGTTCGTTTCAGGGGCATTGTCTTGCGCCTCGGCTACGGCCGGGGTTGCGCTGGTTTCCAGGACTTCGTCTGTCAAAGTGGGAGCCTTTTCTCAGGAACTTCGCCGTGTGGTTGGCGCGGAGGTCTGATCCGCCGACGGCTCCTGTTATGGTACGAACCTTCATCCGCAGGGTCAAACCGGCGGTCGCGCCGGTTGTGGAGTGTCGCAGGCGACCGCTCGCCAGTGTGCTCCTTGCGCGTCAGTGAGCGCTGTCCGGTCCCAGCGGGCTTTTCACCGCAAGCACCTCCATCCGGAGATGCCACTGCATCGTTTGCCCGGGCCGCAGGGTCTGGTCCTGCTGCTCCGCTTCGCTGCTGCTGTCCATGCTGCTGACGCCGAGCAGAAGAGTGTGCGACGCCGGGTCGTTCACAGCGTGAACGCTGCGCAAGCTGTCCCCAAGCCCCAGGATGCGGAGGTAGAACCTGTCTCCATTCTGGAGCCGAATGTACGTTCCGTCGCTGAGATAATCGTGTCCCAGGAGCGTAAAGTGCAGGTCAAACGGAGCTTCCCCGAGTGCGTCGCCCCCCTCGGCAGCGAACTTTCCGTTCGGGCCGGTAGCGGACGATCCTGGAAGCTTGCCCGGCGCCGTGTGGGACGGCACATAGAGCCGTGCCTGGTTTCCGCCAATCGCAGAAAGCGCGAATCGCGGGTTCCACTCAAAGGCGACAAATCGGCCTTCCTCGGAGTGGTTGGTCGCGCGTGCGACCATGTCGATCTGCCGTCCCGAAAGCGTAATCTCCACCGTCGCGGAGACACCGCTCCGGCTGTTCGAAGATCCAAAGTTTCCCGCAGCCTGCCCACCGTCTACCAGAGTCTGATTCTTGGCGTCAGTCGCAGGGCTCAGCCCGATCAGGTCTTCGTCCCCAGCCGGCTTCTCCCGCAGATGGTGAGTGCTGATCCTCAGATGGAACGGTGCGCTCGTCACCCGGTCGGGCGGCATCTGGGCGGCGTCGCTCACTGGAACCGACGCCAGCAGATCCTGCACGGATTGCTCCGGCACGGCCAGCGATGCCTGTAGCAGTTGCATACCGATGCCCGGAAGTACAGTGGCGCTCACGAACTCCGGTTCTGCATCGTTCACCAGGGCCACCCGCGACAGCAGGATCGCTTCCTGCCCGCCTGGCATTGGGGCAGACGTCGTCTGCGGTATCTCTGGCGTGGTGAGCTGGTGGAACTTGGCCCGCTGATGCGCATGCCAGAGCAGGCCGAAGCCGAGCAGAAGCAGAGCGATCACCATCGCGGTTGCCCATCCCGAACGCCCAAAGGTCCAGGACCGGTGCGCACGGTGGCCGTCGTTTCCTCGCCTTCGGATGGGTCCCATGCCTGTGCTCTCTGCGGCTCCGTCGGCGGCGCCAGCGACGTCCCCACAGTAGCATGGTGAGAGAATGCCAGCCCCAAGCCGCGCGTCCATCCAGCTTGCCCTGGACGTTATCGCGGGAAACATCGTCACCTGTGAACGCTGCCCTCGGTTACGGGAGTACTGCACGGCTCTCGGCCAGACGAAACGTCGGGCGTATCTGGACTGGAAGTACTGGGCGCGGCCTGTACCCGGCTTCGGAGATCCCGCTGCACGCGTGGTGATCGTGGGCCTGGCTCCGGGAGCGCATGGTGCAAACCGCACAGGGCGTCCCTTTACCGGCGACGGCGCGGGTAACTTCATGTACCCGGTCCTGTACGACACCGGATTTGCAACGCAACCGCAGGCGACCTCCGCGCAGGACGGTCTGCGGCTCCGCAACATCCGGATCGTTTCCGTCTGCCGGTGCGCTCCGCCCGCGGACAAGCCCACACCGCAGGAACAGGCCAACTGCTCTGTCCATCTTTCTTCTGAACTTGCCGTGCTCCGCCGCGTCCGCGTGATCGTCGCACTGGGTCGTATCGGGTTTGATGGCTACCTTCGTCATCTGCAGCGGACGGGGGTCATCGAACGGCCGTCCGTGTACAACTTCGGCCACGGCGTGGAGCACACGATGCCTAACGGGACCGTGGTGCTGTGCAGCTACCATCCCTCGCTGCGCAATACCAACACAGGGCGGCTCGATCGCGCTCAGTTCACGCGGATCTTCATGCGAGCGCGGGAGCTCGCCGGGCTCTAGCTTCAGCCTGCAGTCAACAGATCCACCTCAGTTGCAACCTGACGATTGTCCGGGGAATCACAGCAAACGGCAGCCCCGCGCTGCACGGGATCGGAGACTTGTTATGAGCGCAAAGAGCATTTGGATTGCATTCGGAATCGGGGCTGCTGCTGGTGCAGCCGTTGCTTTGCTGTACGCTCCGCAGTCGGGCGATCGCACGCGCAAGAAGCTGGGTAAGGTTTATGACAACGCGACCGACTACCTGGAAGACGCCAGCGACTACCTGAAGGACCAGGCCGAGCGCGTTGCGAAGCAGTCGAAGAAGCTGTACGGCGACAGCGTGGACTCTGCGTCCGATGCTCTTGACTCGGCGGCAGACACCTACGGTGATGTTTCCGACAAGCTCGCAGATGCGTTTAGCACGGCAAAGGACAAGGCGTCCGACTTCGGCAGCTACACTGCAGCCTACGGCAAGAAGATTCGCTCCATGGTGTAGTGCCTGAACCAGGAGCCTTAGTGTTGCTGAGCGGCACCGCGCCTGTGCTCTTAAGCATTGTTTAAGGTAGGCCTGGTTAGCATCGACGGCAGATGTATTGGAAGAATAACGAGCGATTGAGGCTCACCGTAGCAGGCTTGTCATTGCTCGCCTCCTTCGCAGGCGGGCAAACTGCCGTTTCCACAACAGCCGCGCCAGAACTGACGCTCGAACAGGCGATCGTTCGAGCAATGGCGAACGAACCAGCCTTTGCTGCGGCACGAGCCGACCGCGACGTCTCCCGCCTGGAGCGTACCAACGCAAGGACGGCAGTCCTGCCGACGGCCACGTATCACAACCAGGCGATCTATACCCAACCGAATGGAGTTCCGGCCAGCCGTATCGGCCAGGTGACCGACGCCCCTTCACCAGTTTTCATCGCCAATAACGCAGTCCGGGAGTACGCGAGCCAAGGTGTGTTCAACGAGACGCTGGGCCTTGGGCAGATCGCAGCGATCCGGCTTGCGGACGCGAACGCCGCGCGAGCAGAAGCGGAATTGGAGATTGCGCGACGAGGTCTGGTCAGCACCGTGGTGTCTCTCTACTACGGCGTGGGTGCCGGTGGCAGCAAGCTGGATATTGCCAGGGAAGCACTCGCCGAAGCGGACCACTTCGTGGAGACGACGCAGAAGCGTGAGGCGCAACGCGAGGTTGCTCACGCCGATGTGTTGAAAGCGCAGCTCACACAACAACAACGGCAGCGTGAGTTACTGGATGCTGAGGTTGCCGCACAGAAGGCACGTCTCGAACTCGCGGTTCTCCTCTACCCGGACCCATCCACGCCTTTCACGCTGACCGCTGCGGCAGCGCCCCCGATGCTGCCCGAGAGAAGCAGCGTGGAAGAGCTTGCCCGGAAAAACAACCCGGAAGTTCGCAGTGCTGCAGCGTCGCTGCTGGGCAGCCAGGCGGACACGCTCTCCTCCCAATCGGCTCTGCTGCCAGAGCTGAATCTGAACTTCACTTACGGTATCGACGCGACGAACTTCGGAGTGAACGGTCCGGACGGCATTCGGAATCTTGGCTACGCCATGAGTGCTCAAGTGGATATCCCGGTTTGGGACTGGCTTTCAACGGAGCGAAAGATCAAGATTTCCAGGATCCGGGAAAAGGCTGCGAAGGCAGTGCTTACGACGGCACAGCGGCGCGCGGTAGCGAGCTTGCAAGAGTTCTATGCAGAGGCCGCAGCTGCGAATAAGCAGCTTGCCTCTCTGGACGCCAGCGTGACCACCGCACGCGAAAGTCTCCGACTCACGGAACTGCGATACATCAACGGGGAGAGCACCGTGCTGGAAGTTGTGGACGCACAGAATACGTTGAGTTCGGCCGAGAACGCCAGGATCGACGGAAACGTTCGGTACCAGCTCGCCTTGGCAAACCTGCAGACGCTTACGGGTACCTTCTAATGCGCACACCTACCACACGCCTGTTGTCGACTGCTGGAGTTCTGGCTTTTGCCCTCCTATCCGTTTCGGGCTGCAAAAAGAAGGAACAGGAAGCGCCGGATCCGGCGGTAACTGTGCAGGTAGCCCAGCCCACGCGAGGAGATATCTCAGAAGAGATCACTGCAGACGCTCTGCTTGCACCTCTGTCTCAGGCGGCGATCTCCCCGCGCATCAGTGCACCGATTCGTGCCGAGTACGTGCAACGCGGCGCACACGTTCGCCGCGGTCAACTGCTGGTCACCCTGGAGGACCGCGATTTGCAGGGCAGCGCTCTCGATAGCAGGGGAGCAGTGCTGTCAGCGGAAGCAAACTACACCGCTATGACGCAGGCGACCGTGCCGGAAGAAGTGACCAAGGCACAGGCTGACGCGACGCAGTTGAAGACGGCTCTGGAAGTGGCTCACAGAACAACGGTGGAGCGCCAGAACCTTTTCAAGCAGGGGGCTATCTCGGGCCGAGACGTCGACACCGCTGTAGCCGCTGAAGCACAAGCAAAGGCCGCGTACGAGACAGCGCAGGTCCACGCCGTGAACGTTGCACGGACGACCCGTAAGACGGACGCACAGACGGCGCAAGGTCAACTCACGTCCGCAAAGGGGCGTCTGGTCAACGCGCAAGCGCAAGCCAGTTACGCCAACCTGCACAGCCCGATCAACGGTGTGGTGACAGACAGACCGATGTTCCCCGGCGAAACTGCGGCAGCGGGAACGCCGATCATCACCGTCATGGATACGTCATCGCTTCTGGCCAAGCTGCACTTGGCCCAGGCAGCCGCGCAGAAGCTGTCGCTGGGAAAGAAAGCTGAGGTCCACGTTCCAGGTGTGGACGACGCAGTAGAAGCCACGGTGTCTTTCATCGGTCCCGCGCTCGATCCTGGATCGACAACCGTTGAGGTCTGGCTCAAGCTTACGAACGCTGATGGACGGCTCAAGGTTGGGACTCCGGTACACGTCGTGCTTTCCGGCACCACGGTCCCATACGCATTGCAGGTGCCTGCGAAGGCCATCGTCCCGGGCAAGGAAAGTGGTTCGGCAGTAATGGTCGCGGGAGCCGATGGGGCCGCGCACCGCAAAGCTGTGACTCTCGGCATTCGTACCGCGGATGCGGTGCAGATACTCTCTGGCATTGCGCCCACCGATAACGTCATCACCGATGGCGGCTACGGTCTGGATGACGGCACCAAGATCAAGATCGGTAAGCCGGGCGATGATGACGATGCGAAATCTGGCGACGACGGCAAGGATAAGGATTGATGGCGCCGAACACGCTCTCCTCAGCGCCGAAGCCCGAAGCAGACTACTGGCTGCTGCGCTCTGTCCGTGTCGTTCTATTTGCGGCCGTGGCACTGATGCTCGCGGGCATCTACGCCTTCTACAGAACGCCCATTGCGGTTTTCCCGGAAACCAACTTTCCCCGCGTCGTCATTGGGGTCGATAACGGCGTAACCCCGATCGAACAGATGCAGGTGACCGTCACAAAGCCTATTGAGGACGCCGTGAACAGCGTTCCTGGGCTGGCGACGGTCCGTTCGACCACAAGCCGAGGCTCTGCTGAAGTCAGCCTGTTCTTCAACTGGTCGGTGGACATGTTCCGCACGCAGCAGTTGGTCGACGCGGCTTTGAGCAAGGTGCAGCAGTCTCTGCCCGCAACAGCCAAGCTGAGCACGACGCGCCTGACCTTTGCGACATTCCCGATTCTCGGCTACAGCCTTACTTCGAACCGGATGTCACAAACTGAGCTCTGGGAACTGGCAACCTACACGCTGAAGCCACCTTTGAACCGCGTCGATGGCGTGAGCACCGTAACGATCCAGGGTGGCCAGGTGCCGGAGTATCACGTGGTTCCGAACCTCGCGAAGCTTCAGGCCGCGGGCGTGACGATCCTTGACCTGACCAACGCCATCCAGAACTCCAACATCATCGACTCGCCCGGCCTGTATGAGCAGGATCATCAACTGGTGCTTGGCTTGGTTGGTGCGCAAGCGCACGACCTTCCGTCCCTGCAGCAGCTTGCCGTAAAGACCACGGCGGGTGGCGCTCCCGTGCGCGTGGGTGATGTCGCTGCTGTCGTCCCAGCAGCGATGCCGGTGTACACCGATGTACGCGCGGACGGTAGGCCAGCGGTGCTCCTGAACATCGCACGCCAGCCAAGTAGCAACACTGTCGCTGTTGCGGATGGCGTGGCTGCGGAGATCGCCCAGCTTCGCAAAGACTTGCCGAACGACGTGCGTCTGGAGCCTTTCTACGACCAGTCGCAAATCGTGCGGGAGAGCATTCGTAGCGTGCGCGACGCCATCCTTATCGGTCTGGTGCTGGCGTGCATCATTCTTCTCCTGTTTCTGAAGGACTGGCGTTCCTCGCTGATCGCTGGCCTTGTCATACCGGTCACGGTCTCTGCGACGGTGTTGGTGCTCTGGCTTATCGGGCAGAGCTTCAACCTGATGACGTTGGGAGGCCTGGCCGCGGCAATCGGCCTGGTGATTGACGACGCAATCGTCGTTGTCGAAAACATTGTGCTGCACCGTGAAGCAGGGGAGTCACGCACCGCTGCAGTGGCAAAAGCTCTGCATGAGATATCGCGACCGCTCATCGGCTCCACGATCACACCGGTGGTCGTCTTCCTTCCGCTGATCGCCGTCACAGGTGTGACGGGCAGCTTCTTTCGCGCGCTTGCCGTGACGATGACCGCAGCGTTGCTCACCTCTCTTCTGCTCGCAGTGACGTTTACACCGGGACTCGCCCTGCTGCTGCTTGGCGAGAGCCGCGGCGCAGAAGGTTCGAAGGCGAGCGCACATAGTGACGGAGGCCGTGTGCTCGGCCGGATTCACGCGTGGCACCGAAGCGCGCTCCAGTGGTCGTTGACACGGCCGCTTTGGCTGGCTTTGCTTTGCCTCCTCCTGGCCGTAGGCACCTTCTTCACGTATCGAAGTCTCGGCTCCGACCTTCTGCCAGAGATGGACGAGGGTGGTTTCATCCTGGACTATGTCATGCCAGCCGGAAGCTCGCTGGCCTCCACCGGCGCAGTGCTCGACCATGTCGAAAAGATCCTGAAGAGGACGCCGGAGGTGGAAAGCACCAGCCGCCGTACTGGTCTGCAGATGGGCTTTGCGGCCGTGACTGAGGCCAATACGGGTGACATCAGCGTCCGCTTAAAAGACAACCGCAGCCGCGGCATCGACGAGGTGATCGCGGACGTCCGCGCAAAGATCAAGAGGACCGAACCGGAACTGGACGTCGAGTTTACGCAGGTGTTGCAGGACAACATCGGCGACCTGTCGAACGCGCCAGAGCCGATTCAGATCAAGCTTTTCGCTACGGATCCCGCGCTGCTGGCTGACTTGGGTCCACGCGTTGGAACAGAGATCGGTAAGGTGCCGGGCGTGGTCGACGTAGAGAACGGCGTCGACAATACCATCAGCGGTCCCGCTACGTCGTTCCAGGTTGATCCACAACTTGCCGCCCGCCTGGGCTTTACACCCACAGAAATCGCGGAGGACGCGACCTCCATCCTCGATGGCGTCACGGTCAACGATCCGTTGATCGCGAACGGCCGTCCCTACACGATCCGCGTGCGGCTGGGCCCCGAGACGAGGCAGAACCTGGAGACCATTCGCAACACGGTCTTCAACTCCAGCACAGGTCGCACAGCTTCGCTGGAATCGCTCAGCAACATCACCGAGCTTCCCCCACAGAATGAGATTCGCCGTGAGAATCTTCAGCGGCTGGTCACGGTCACGGCTCGGCTGGAAGGAACGGATCTTGGATCGGCGGTGAAGCAGGTCCAGGCCCGCGTGCAGGCAATGCACCTGCCGCCGAACGTACGTGTGGAGTATGGCGGCACGTACCAGGAACAGCAGAAGTCGTTTTCGGAACTCCTGCGGGTGCTGCTCCTCGCGCTCATCCTGGTGTTCGGTGTTCTGCTTGCGGAGTTTCGGAACTTTGCGGCTCCGCTCGCCATCCTGGCTTCTTCCGTGCTTTCCATTGCCGGCGTCGTCGCTGCTCTCTTGCTTACAGGAACGACGTTCAACGTGGCCTCGTTCATGGGCCTCATTATGGTCATCGGCATCGTCGCGAAAAACGGCATTTTGCTGCTGGATGCCGATGAGCGTTTTCGTGCAGAAGGTGCAGATGCTCGGCAAGCCATGACCATGGCGGCGGAGCGGCGCCTCCGACCAATCCTGATGACCGCGCTCGCGGCCGTCACCGGCATGCTGCCGCTGGCTCTCGCATTGGGGGCCGGCTCACAAATGCTCCAGCCCTTGGCGATCGCGGTTATAGGCGGACTGACCATATCGATGCTGCTCAGCCTGGTAGTCACCCCCGCAATCTACTTCTTCCTTACGCGGAATCACGAGCCTTCCGCCGCGCGAGCCTGACCCAAACAGAAGCGCCCGCCTATGGCGGGCGCTTCTTCGTTCGTAATCGCTTACTTGCGTCCGATGACGAGCACCTGAAAGGTGTCGGGTAGGATCGCCGGTCTAGGCCTTGGGTTGGCAGCGGTTGCGGCTGGTCTTGCGCCCATTTCGGCAGACACGACATAGGCACGATCGGCTGCCTCGTCATACGCCATGGTGCGTGCGCCCTTCATGGTGGGCAGGGATTCGATCGTCTTGAACCCTGAGCTCGTGTCCACCACTGTCAGCACGCCGTCGCCGGAGGACGCGAAAGCAAGCTGGTGCTTCGGGTCAAACGCTGCCGCGTCCGGTCCATCCCCAATAGCGGCGGTGCCAACCTGCTTGCCGGTCTTCGTATCTACCACCGCCATCTTCTTCTCATCACAGACCGCAAACAGTTGGCTGTGAGCGCGGTCGATCGCAAGACCCGATGGAGATTCGCAGTTGCTCAGCTTCCAGGTCGCGGTGAGCGCCTTCGTCCGGCTATCCAGTGCCACGATGCTGTTCTTGTCTTCAATGTTGGCGAAGACATGGCCCTGTCCGTCCGGCTGTGGAAACTCGGGTTTGCCCGGTAGAGCGATCGTCGCGATCACACTGCGACTGGCCGTGTCGATCACCGTCACGTTGTTGCTTCGGCCATTGAAAGCCCAGACGGTCTTAGTCACCGGCTCAAAGGTGATCCCGTCTGGATTGGTTCCGGCGGGAATGGTTGCGACCGTCGCCAGGGTCTTGCGGTCGAACACCACGACTGCGTTGGCACCACCGTCGCTGATGTAGCCAAACTGCCCCGCGTCATCCAGAGCGACACCGTGCGTGCCTTTCAGACCCGAGATTGCGCCGACAGCAGCGCCCGTCTGAGTATCCAGCACCTCGACTCTCGAGTTATGCGTCACGTATAGCCGGTGCGCTGCGGAGTCCGCGAGCAGGTAGTCCCATCCGCCCGTACCGCCAATCTTCCAGTGGTCGAGTACCTGGTAGGGTTGTTGCGCGGGAGCGCTTTGCAGCCCGAACGCCACGGCAACAGCAAGGGAGCCAAATCGAAGTCGGTTCATGGTTTCCTCAGGCTCCGAGGGGAGCGGAAACTAGTATCCGGCCGTCACCTTAAGCGGTTATGAAGGTCACGTGCATCGTCGTTCCCACGCCCGGTGTACTTTCCACTCGGATGCTGCCCCCCGCCGATTCCACAATGGACTTCGCGATAGCAAGGCCCAATCCCGTGCCTCCTGTCTCCCGGGAGCGCGATCGATCCTCCCGGTAGAAACGCTCGAAGACGTAGGGAAGAGCCTCCGGTGATATCCCGGAGCCACCATCGGCCACACTCAACTGGACTGATTGAGCAGTGCTTTGAACGACCGAGATAACAATCCCAGGCGATGTTGCTGTGCTGTGTTGAAGTGCATTCATCAGCAGGTTGGAAAGGAGCGTCTCTGCCGCATCCTGGCGCATGCGAACACGCGTGCCCGACTTAGCCACCACCTCTACAGTCACCTGCCGTTGATCCGCTACGGGCTTCACCAACTGCACCACACGGGTCACGGCGTCTGCGAGATCGATGGTGGGAAGATCAGGCTCCCGAGCTTCCTCAACGCGCGCTAATTCGAGCATCTGCGCGATCAGAGTCTCCAGCCTTTCCACGTCATCCACCACTTCTTTGAGCCCCGCCTCATACTCCATTTCGGACCGGCGCCTCAGTAGCAACAACTGCGCCGACGAGCGGATGACCGCTACTGCGGTCTTAAGCTCATGTGCGGCATCACTGACGAATTGATGTTCCCGTGCAAACGAAGCGCGAACTCGGCCGATGGAATCGTTGAGGACCTGTGTGAGCGGACGAAGTTCGCTGAGCTCCATTGCAGAGGCCGGCGGATCGAAGGGAAAGGCCGGCGCATGGATCTCGCCTGCGGCGGAAGCGAGGTCTGCCAGTGGCCGCAACGTTCGACGAAGCAGCGGCGGAAGCGCAAACGCCATAGCTCCGGTCGCAAGCAGGATCGTCACGATATAGAAGCTCGTGGCCTCAAACACCTCGTGACGCAGATGCCCTTCCGGCACGGCATAGACCAGCGTTACGGGACGGCGCAGACCCACCCCACCGTATTCGGCGCGATCGATCACGCGAACGGCATCTCGCTGGAAGACACGGTATTTCTCATGCTGCAAGCTAACCTCTCTAAAGCCTGCTTCTTCGCGCACGATGAGTGTGGGCGGAGCGCCCGGAGAGGAGCCCAGCAACCGGCCACCCTGGTTGTAGACCGCGAATATGTCGCGCGGAGGAAGCTTCAGCTCCGCTGGATCGATTGTCACGCTGGCGTCCACGTCCTCCGCGTCCTGTACGGCGCCCAACAGGGAATCGGCCCTGCCTTCGACCTGGACGTCAAGGGCGTGCACGCGCGTGTGGAACTCGTGCAGGAGAGCAGCAGAAGACAACACGGCCGCGCACAGCAGTTGGGCAGCAATCGCCGCAACTACAGCTCGCTTGATAAGGGAATTGCCCTTCAAGGAGCCTCCGCCAATCGATACCCCCGGCCACGGAGGGTTTGCAGCAAATCCACGTTGGCAGCAATGCGTAGCTTCTTGCGCAGATTGGAGACGTGCGCTTCCACGACGTTGGAATGGTGCTCCCAGGTGAAGTCATAGAGGTGTTCCAGCAACTCACGCTTTGAGATCACAGCGCGCGGCCGAAACATTAGGTATTCAAGAATGCGGTACTCCGTAGGCGACAGATCGACTCGGCTCCCATTGACCTGGACGGTCTGTTCGCTCGTATGGAGCTGCACTACACCAAAACGCAGGGCTGGTTCACTGGCGCCCTTACCGCGTCGGATCAGCGCACCCGCGCGGGCGATCAGCTCCCCAAGATCGAAGGGCTTGGTCATGTAATCATCGGCACCGAGATTGAGCAGATCGATGGTCTTGCCCACCTCTGTCCTCGCGGTTAGGACCAGGATCGGGCTGGTATGACGCGCCGCCCGCATCCGGCGTACGACCTCGTCTCCACTTACCTTCGGGATCATCAGGTCCAGAACGACCAGGTCGTACAGGTTCGAGCCGCATAGCTGCACTGCATCGGCTCCGTCGTGCGCAACATCCACGGCATAGCCTGGACCTTCCCGCAAAGCTCGTGCAACATTCTCTGCCAGTCGAACCTCGTCATCGACAACCAGGACCCGCATATCGCCTCCACCACTATTCTCCCCCGCTTCGCACAAATGCCGAAGCGATTCAGCGAAGCGTCCGCAAGGTCTGTGCAGTTGTGAAAAGAACCGGGCGCTCGCTTTCGCAGAGCGCCCGTGGGCCGTACTGTGTTCCGTTCGTGTGAGTGACGCTACACGAGGCTGAGTGCGGAGCCTTCTACCTGCTCGTCACCTTCCTGCGAAACAGGACGGTAGAAGAGCTGATCGGGTCCCAGATAGACCTCAAGGAATGCCGGCCGCTGGGTGATGCTGCCAGCAATCAACGCCTCGGAGAGCGGGTCTTCCACATAGCGCTGCAAGGCGCGGCGCAGAGGACGGGCACCGTAGCTGCGGTCCGTCAGCGTCTTGTCGAGAATCCATTTCTTGGCCTCATCGTTCACGCTGATCGTGATCGCCTTGTGCACCAGGTTCGCGTTCAACTGCTGGACCAGGAGTTCAAGGATCTGCATCAGGTCGCTGTCCGACAAGGCAGTGAAGACAATGATCTCGTCCAGACGATTGATGAACTCGGGGTTGAAGGCCTTCTTGACCTCACCCTTCACCATCTCTTCCATCTTGTCCGCGACCACCTCGTCCTTGCTGGACTGGAAGCCGAGACCTTCACGCTTCATCAGGTGCTTGGCGCCAA contains:
- the tig gene encoding trigger factor — protein: MTDEVLETSATPAVAEAQDNAPETNAAQTEAPTHQHDHDHAGHSHGPTLNPELRREIFVEAPADAVSKTYAKIVKRYQKQARLPGFRPGKVPEITVRNRFARELRQEVMEALVNDRFRAAVEEQNLQPISQPQVTELNLFDGQPLRFRAEFEVAPQIDVTGYEDVRVEKPTTTLDDAEYKAELDRMLESYATIETVEEDRELQDGDWAEIQFTGKRRETDGGTPDPSIAERTEDVQGEDVLVEIGGANTLPAFNEALRGKKVGQEFEIEVEYPKDFGDLRLAGQTVNYEVKVSAIKKKVLPERDAEFAKQLGEFDSFEAFEADLRDRATKRKQSGADQEAKSKLVDAIVERFNFPVPESFVQQQIDVRLDRGLRALAQQGMTEDQMRQLDFVRLRDAQRDEAVKEVKASLLLDTIAAKENIEVKEEDLQRELMMMSIQSRQPYEQLRERMQQDGSIQRMREQMRREATATVLYDKIA
- a CDS encoding uracil-DNA glycosylase, which gives rise to MPAPSRASIQLALDVIAGNIVTCERCPRLREYCTALGQTKRRAYLDWKYWARPVPGFGDPAARVVIVGLAPGAHGANRTGRPFTGDGAGNFMYPVLYDTGFATQPQATSAQDGLRLRNIRIVSVCRCAPPADKPTPQEQANCSVHLSSELAVLRRVRVIVALGRIGFDGYLRHLQRTGVIERPSVYNFGHGVEHTMPNGTVVLCSYHPSLRNTNTGRLDRAQFTRIFMRARELAGL
- a CDS encoding YtxH domain-containing protein, whose protein sequence is MSAKSIWIAFGIGAAAGAAVALLYAPQSGDRTRKKLGKVYDNATDYLEDASDYLKDQAERVAKQSKKLYGDSVDSASDALDSAADTYGDVSDKLADAFSTAKDKASDFGSYTAAYGKKIRSMV
- a CDS encoding TolC family protein, which gives rise to MYWKNNERLRLTVAGLSLLASFAGGQTAVSTTAAPELTLEQAIVRAMANEPAFAAARADRDVSRLERTNARTAVLPTATYHNQAIYTQPNGVPASRIGQVTDAPSPVFIANNAVREYASQGVFNETLGLGQIAAIRLADANAARAEAELEIARRGLVSTVVSLYYGVGAGGSKLDIAREALAEADHFVETTQKREAQREVAHADVLKAQLTQQQRQRELLDAEVAAQKARLELAVLLYPDPSTPFTLTAAAAPPMLPERSSVEELARKNNPEVRSAAASLLGSQADTLSSQSALLPELNLNFTYGIDATNFGVNGPDGIRNLGYAMSAQVDIPVWDWLSTERKIKISRIREKAAKAVLTTAQRRAVASLQEFYAEAAAANKQLASLDASVTTARESLRLTELRYINGESTVLEVVDAQNTLSSAENARIDGNVRYQLALANLQTLTGTF
- a CDS encoding efflux RND transporter periplasmic adaptor subunit, producing MRTPTTRLLSTAGVLAFALLSVSGCKKKEQEAPDPAVTVQVAQPTRGDISEEITADALLAPLSQAAISPRISAPIRAEYVQRGAHVRRGQLLVTLEDRDLQGSALDSRGAVLSAEANYTAMTQATVPEEVTKAQADATQLKTALEVAHRTTVERQNLFKQGAISGRDVDTAVAAEAQAKAAYETAQVHAVNVARTTRKTDAQTAQGQLTSAKGRLVNAQAQASYANLHSPINGVVTDRPMFPGETAAAGTPIITVMDTSSLLAKLHLAQAAAQKLSLGKKAEVHVPGVDDAVEATVSFIGPALDPGSTTVEVWLKLTNADGRLKVGTPVHVVLSGTTVPYALQVPAKAIVPGKESGSAVMVAGADGAAHRKAVTLGIRTADAVQILSGIAPTDNVITDGGYGLDDGTKIKIGKPGDDDDAKSGDDGKDKD